In Yarrowia lipolytica chromosome 1F, complete sequence, a genomic segment contains:
- a CDS encoding uncharacterized protein (Compare to YALI0F17820g, similar to Saccharomyces cerevisiae GDH3 (YAL062W) and GDH1 (YOR375C); ancestral locus Anc_7.1, highly similar to uniprot|P39708 Saccharomyces cerevisiae YAL062w GDH3 NADP-glutamate dehydrogenase or uniprot|P07262 Saccharomyces cerevisiae YOR375c GDH1 glutamate dehydrogenase (NADP+)) — MNYPAEPEFQQAYDELYNSIHDSTLFDKHPEFEKVIPVVSVPERIIQFRVVWEDDQGKLQVNRGYRVQFNSALGPYKGGLRFHPSVNLSILKFLGYEQIFKNALTGLNIGGGKGGADFDPKGKSDAEIRRFCYAFMGELHRHIGADTDVPAGDIGVGGREVGFLFGAYKKYKNTWEGVLTGKGLTWGGSLIRPEATGFGLVYYVEKMIEYATSGKESFKGKRVAISGSGNVAQYAALKVIELGGNVVSMSDSKGALVLVSDFTEGFTPAEIEQIADIKLQHKELASLYPSATLPETKFKYIEDARPWCHVGKVDVALPCATQNEVSGEEAKSLVAAGCKFIAEGSNMGCESDAIEVFEAERMARPNGIWYGPGKAANAGGVAVSGLEMAQNSQRISWTKEEVDQKLKDIMVDCFNTCVETASTYSSEKVDGLPSLVKGANIAGFLKVSAAMKDHGDFW; from the coding sequence ATGAACTACCCCGCTGAACCCGAATTCCAACAGGCTTACGACGAGCTCTACAACTCCATCCACGACTCGACTCTGTTCGACAAGCACCCCGAGTTCGAGAAGGTCATCCCTGTGGTGTCTGTTCCTGAGCGAATCATCCAGTTCCGAGTTGTGTGGGAGGACGACCAGGGCAAGCTGCAGGTCAACCGTGGCTACCGAGTCCAGTTCAACTCCGCTCTGGGCCCTTACAAGGGAGGTCTCCGATTCCACCCTTCCGTCAACCTGTCCATTCTCAAGTTCCTCGGATACGAGCAGATCTTCAAGAACGCCCTGACCGGCCTCAACATTGGAGGTGGTAAGGGAGGTGCTGACTTTGACCCCAAGGGCAAGTCCGACGCCGAGATTCGACGATTCTGCTACGCCTTCATGGGCGAGCTCCACAGACACATTGGTGCTGACACTGATGTCCCTGCCGGTGATATCGGTGTTGGTGGTCGAGAGGTCGGTTTCCTCTTCGGCGCCTACaagaagtacaagaacaccTGGGAGGGTGTTCTGACCGGTAAGGGTCTGACCTGGGGTGGATCTCTGATCCGACCTGAGGCTACCGGTTTCGGTCTCGTCTACTACGTTGAGAAGATGATTGAGTACGCCACCTCCGGCAAGGAGTCCTTCAAGGGCAAGCGAGTCGCCATCTCTGGTTCCGGTAACGTTGCCCAGTACGCCGCTCTCAAGGTCATTGAGCTCGGCGGAAACGTTGTCTCCATGTCCGACTCTAAGGGCGCTCTGGTGCTGGTCTCCGACTTCACCGAGGGCTTCACCCCCgccgagattgagcagATTGCCGATATCAAGCTCCAGcacaaggagctggcctCTCTCTACCCCTCCGCCACTCTTCCCGAgaccaagttcaagtacattgaGGACGCTCGACCCTGGTGCCACGTTGGCAAGGTCGACGTTGCTCTTCCTTGTGCCACCCAGAACGAGGTTTCCGGTGAGGAGGCCAAGTCTCtggttgctgctggctgcAAGTTCATCGCCGAGGGCTCCAACATGGGCTGTGAGTCCGACGCCATTGAGGTCTTCGAGGCCGAGCGAATGGCCCGACCTAACGGTATCTGGTACGGTCCCGGTAAGGCTGCCAACGCTGGTGGTGTTGCCGTTTCCGGTCTGGAGATGGCCCAGAACTCTCAGCGAATCTCCtggaccaaggaggaggttgaccagaagctcaaggatATCATGGTCGACTGCTTCAACACCTGCGTTGAGACTGCTTCTACTTACTCCTCCGAGAAGGTCGATGGCCTCCCCTCTCTCGTCAAGGGTGCCAACATTGCTGGTTTCCTCAAGGTCTCTGCTGCCATGAAGGACCACGGTGATTTCTGGTAA
- a CDS encoding uncharacterized protein (Compare to YALI0F17842g, highly similar to uniprot|P43616 Saccharomyces cerevisiae YFR044c Glutamate carboxypeptidase-like protein) translates to MADLNKFFETVDSLKPEFIQRLSDAVAIPSVSADAEHRPEVVKMAHWTVDQLKALGAHDIELRELGVQEGTEDLQLPPVVLAKYGNDANKKNILIYGHLDVQPALKEDGWNTDPFVLTVDEEKDVMYGRGSTDDKGPVIGWLNAIEAYKKAGIDFPVNLVMCFEGMEESGSLGLEQLVFAEGDKYFKGVDAVCISDNYWLGTTHPVLTYGLRGCNYYSITITGPGADLHSGVFGGIVNEPMIDLSKVLATLVDGKGKIQIEGVDKMVAPVTEEERSRYDDIHYDIKELTEATGGNDINMHSTKEDTLMARWRYPSLSIHGIEGAFSGAGAKTVIPAKVSGKFSIRTVPNINSKMLDELVFAHVEKEFAKLGSKCKLNVELVHDGDYWVSDPNNWNFTAAKKATKAVWGVEPDLTREGGSIPITLIFEQATKSDVLLLPMGRGDDGAHSINEKLNISNYIGGVKTLGAYLHYIAEEKKE, encoded by the exons ATGGCTGATCTCAACAAGTTTTTCGAGACCGTCGACTCTCTCAAGCCCGAATTCATCCAGC GACTCTCTGACGCCGTGGCTATCCCCTCCGTGTCTGCCGACGCCGAGCACCGACCTGAGGTGGTCAAAATGGCCCATTGGACCgttgaccagctcaaggctctgggcGCTCACGACATTGAGCTCCGAGAGCTGGGTGTCCAGGAGGGCACCGAGGATCTGCAGCTTCCCCCCGTTGTGCTTGCCAAGTACGGCAATGAtgccaacaagaagaacatcCTTATCTACGGCCATCTAGATGTTCAGCccgctctcaaggaggacggCTGGAACACCGACCCCTTCGTTCTGACcgtggacgaggagaaggacgtCATGTACGGCCGAGGCTCCACCGATGATAAGGGTCCCGTCATTGGCTGGCTCAACGCCATTGAGGCCTACAAGAAGGCCGGCATCGACTTCCCCGTCAACCTTGTCATGTGTTTCGAGGGCATGGAGGAGTCTGGCTCTCTCGGTCTTGAACAGCTCGTCTTCGCCGAGGGCGACAAGTACTTCAAGGGTGTTGACGCCGTGTGCATCTCCGACAACTACTGGCTGGGAACCACCCACCCCGTTCTTACCTACGGTCTGCGAGGCTGCAACTACTAttccatcaccatcaccggCCCCGGTGCTGATCTGCACTCCGGTGTCTTTGGAGGTATTGTCAACGAGCCCATGATTGATCTCTCCAAGGTGCTGGCCACCCTGGTCGACGGCAAGGGCAAGATCCAGATCGAGGGCGTCGACAAGATGGTTGCTCCCGTaaccgaggaggagcgatCTCGATACGACGACATTCACTAcgacatcaaggagctcacCGAGGCTACCGGTGGTAACGACATCAACATGCACTctaccaaggaggacacCCTCATGGCTCGATGGCGATACCCCTCCCTCTCTATCCACGGTATTGAGGGCGCGTtctctggtgctggagccAAGACCGTTATTCCTGCCAAGGTCTCCGGTAAGTTCTCCATCCGAACTGTCCccaacatcaactccaagatGCTGGACGAGCTTGTGTTTGCCCACGTTGAGAAGGAGTTTGCCAAGCTCGGTTCTAAGTGCAAGCTGAACGTCGAGCTTGTCCACGACGGTGACTACTGGGTGTCTGACCCCAACAACTGGAACTTCAccgccgccaagaaggccaccaaggctgTGTGGGGAGTCGAGCCCGATCTCACCCGAGAGGGTGGATCTATTCCTATCACCCTCATTTTCGAGCAGGCCACCAAATCTGatgttctgctgctgcccaTGGGCCGAGGAGACGATGGAGCCCACTCCATCaacgagaagctcaacatctccaactacatTGGAGGAGTCAAGACTCTCGGAGCCTACCTCCACTACATTgctgaggagaagaaggagtaa
- a CDS encoding uncharacterized protein (Compare to YALI0F17864g, similar to Saccharomyces cerevisiae CDC33 (YOL139C); ancestral locus Anc_3.20, weakly similar to uniprot|P07260 Saccharomyces cerevisiae YOL139c CDC33 translation initiation factor eIF4E), which translates to MSDVSSIWNKKHSDFSFGTGFKDFKENGALSPASPIGSSIGGPWRPRAGKDSSAVGAIGGSKRFERKHNGSHHHHGGNQGGGSAPRVPYDDPSTPLMDPNTVVNENNEVVVTPRLGQRILESQWTIWFFYRAQGVRISNYEAATKRVCTFATVEEFWSFYGHLKHVDKLPYTSEFQVFRRGIKPMWEDSHNVCGGKWVCRLRRPSKQFAKLDNDDDIVVPTRAPPMQIASLRHQAAVYWEKLLLALVGGTLLPEGQYQDEIVGAVISVRKEEDIISVWNRTSNDPQVTEAIRAGMQAVLGVPESVTFEYKVHSDSLKEGVEKQALYETEEK; encoded by the coding sequence ATGTCAGACGTCTCTTCGATTTGGAACAAGAAACACAGCGACTTTAGTTTCGGCACGGGATTCAAGGACTTCAAGGAAAACGGCGCTCTCAGCCCTGCATCGCCAATTGGATCGTCCATCGGAGGACCATGGCGACCTCGAGCAGGCAAGGACTCTTCGGCAGTAGGAGCTATCGGAGGGTCCAAACGGTTTGAACGGAAACACAACGGCtctcaccatcaccacggAGGAAACCAAGGTGGCGGAAGCGCTCCCAGAGTGCCGTATGATGACCCAAGCACGCCTCTGATGGACCCCAACACGGTGGTCAACGAAAACaacgaggtggtggtgaccCCACGGCTGGGCCAACGGATCCTGGAGTCCCAGTGGACCATCTGGTTTTTCTATCGGGCTCAGGGCGTGCGGATCTCCAACTACGAGGCGGCCACCAAGCGAGTATGCACTTTTGCCACCGTGGAGGAGTTTTGGTCGTTCTACGGACATCTGAAACATGTCGACAAGCTGCCATACACCTCCGAGTTCCAGGTCTTTCGACGGGGAATCAAGCCCATGTGGGAAGACAGCCACAACGTGTGCGGAGGCAAATGGGTGTGCAGATTGAGACGACCTTCGAAGCAGTTTGCCAAACTGGACAACGATGACGATATTGTTGTGCCCACTAGAGCCCCTCCCATGCAGATTGCCTCTCTCAGGCACCAGGCAGCAGTATACTGGGAAAAGCTATTGTTGGCCCTGGTTGGCGGTACTCTGTTGCCCGAGGGCCAGTACCAGGACGAGATTGTAGGAGCTGTCATCTCGGTAcgaaaggaggaggatatcATTTCCGTGTGGAACCGGACTAGCAACGATCCCCAGGTGACTGAGGCTATTCGAGCAGGAATGCAGGCGGTTCTGGGAGTTCCTGAAAGTGTGACCTTTGAGTACAAGGTGCACTCGGACAGTCTCAAGGAGGGAGTGGAGAAACAGGCTCTGTACgagaccgaggagaagtAG
- a CDS encoding uncharacterized protein (Compare to YALI0F17886g, some similarities with uniprot|P43574 Saccharomyces cerevisiae YFL021w GAT1 transcription factor for nitrogen regulation), which yields MFGISGYSESDGFNDFFPEDNDIFDKFIDVDGNANDSQNHAISHNTHVISATNNSANNNTAAINANIAESFQQPVDLMGMLLSGQKNVNQQTRMDNSHWRRQNVPQQQQQQQKPPAHFSPSVAPTVATSSVNVEFGLLSPDDGLDSQFGSVNTNSSSFQPVFSKSNSFSNEATPSGLDMTPQSIVDSPEEPSNNTGKGGMFQIGSYDTPSGMAQSFGAYNNASGMMGGANNNGNANNSTTNLADNLFTNNLHNSQPFGSYNPSASSSSHLHSQLSSIPQGQQHNSTGGGTGGGMGGGMGGMAASAPADNSFHFALDPLAVEGIDFYQENSMPSHQSQTHLSAQQRSRSNSIRGGPIRRNRSSHFSSPYSASPNVQFQTFASSGHHTPNASVPSSGASTPVEEPLFFDPFRSNNNNALTNPHSLANSLSSTAIAPPREARFSVSSASAMASESPSPEQSTAATSYHSGVNLSSPHKQLLPKVASCRSMTTSMGSNLRPIKRQNSSSTNLRKVSTSASSQTLSAMSTSCPSNKEALQCSNCNTTTTPLWRRSPEGESLCNACGLFLKLHGVVRPLSLKTDVIKKRNRASGTGTTSGNSSLSSSLTNDKSNPIAVPRMTPIASSASYGKKILPAVAPMSATKSVPLVPIAPRPKPSQSQAPVPIAPLSKEAYIRTKKSNLTRLVKQEKDEYDWLKLNPST from the coding sequence ATGTTCGGAATCTCTGGCTACTCCGAGTCGGATGGCTTCAACGACTTTTTCCCCGAGGACAACGACATCTTCGACAAGTTCATCGACGTGGACGGCAACGCCAACGACTCGCAGAACCACGCAATCTCCCACAACACCCATGTCATCTccgccaccaacaacagcgcaaacaacaacaccgcGGCCATCAACGCCAACATAGCCGAGTCCTTCCAGCAGCCCGTTGACCTCATGGGCATGCTACTGTCCGGCCAAAAGAATGTCAACCAACAGACCCGCATGGACAACTCGCACTGGCGACGGCAGAACGTcccccagcagcaacaacagcagcagaagcccCCCGCCCATTTCAGCCCCTCGGTGGCACCTACCGTGGCCACCTCCAGTGTGAATGTGGAGTTTGGGCTGCTCAGCCCCGATGATGGACTGGATTCGCAGTTTGGCTCGgtcaacaccaacagctCGTCCTTCCAGCCAGTCTTCTCGAAGTccaactccttctccaacgAGGCCACACCGTCGGGACTGGATATGACCCCCCAGTCCATCGTTGACTCGCCCGAGGAGCCCAGCAATAACACCGGCAAGGGAGGCATGTTCCAGATTGGTTCGTATGACACCCCCAGCGGCATGGCCCAGAGCTTTGGAGCCTACAACAACGCCAGCGGCATGATGGGCGGAGCTAACAATAACGGAAATGCCAACAACTCGACGACAAACCTGGCCGACAACCTATTCACCAACAACCTGCACAACTCACAACCGTTCGGCTCGTACAACCCCAGCGcatcgtcgtcctcgcACCTACATAGCCAGCTCAGCAGTATACCCCAGGGACAGCAGCACAACAGCACCGGTGGAGGaactggaggaggaatgGGAGGAGGAATGGGAGGTATGGCAGCGTCTGCCCCCGCAGACAACTCGTTCCATTTCGCTCTGGACCCATTGGCTGTCGAGGGTATCGACTTCTACCAGGAAAACTCTATGCCTTCTCACCAGAGCCAAACGCATCTATCTGCACAGCAGAGATCTCGCTCCAACTCCATTCGAGGCGGTCCTATCCGACGAAACCGGTCGTCACACTTTTCCTCTCCCTACTCTGCATCTCCCAACGTCCAGTTCCAGACTTTTGCGTCCTCTGGCCACCACACTCCAAATGCCAGTGTGCCATCATCGGGAGCTTCCACCCCCGTGGAAGAGCCTCTGTTCTTCGACCCCTTCCGaagcaacaacaacaacgctCTGACCAACCCTCACTCGCTGGCTAACTCGCTCAGCAGCACAGCCATTGCCCCTCCTCGAGAAGCGCGGTTTTCGGTTTCTTCCGCCTCGGCGATGGCCTCGGAGTCGCCCTCTCCCGAGCAGAGCACAGCTGCCACTTCATACCATTCGGGCGTAAATCTCTCGTCGCCAcacaagcagctgctgccTAAGGTGGCATCCTGCCGGTCAATGACCACCTCCATGGGCTCCAACCTGCGACCAATCAAGCGGCAAAACTCGTCGTCTACTAACCTCCGAAAGGTTtccacctcggcctcctcccAGACGCTGTCTGCCATGTCTACATCGTGTCCCTCCAACAAGGAAGCGCTGCAGTGCTCCAACTGcaacacaaccaccactCCTTTATGGCGACGGTCTCCTGAGGGAGAGTCGCTTTGCAACGCTTGTGGTCTGTTCCTCAAGCTGCACGGTGTTGTCCGGCCTCTTTCTCTCAAGACAGACGTgatcaagaagcgaaaccGAGCCTCTGGAACCGGCACCACCTCGGGCAACTCGTCGTTATCTTCTTCGCTGACCAACGACAAGTCTAACCCCATTGCTGTGCCTCGAATGACTCCCATTGCGTCTTCTGCGTCCTACGGCAAGAAGATTCTGCCTGCTGTGGCTCCCATGTCGGCCACCAAGTCCGTTCCTCTGGTGCCTATTGCGCCTCGACCAAAGCCCTCGCAGTCGCAGGCCCCTGTTCCCATTGCGCCTCTCTCTAAGGAGGCCTACATTCGCACCAAGAAGTCCAATCTGACGCGGTTGGTCAAGCAGGAGAAAGATGAATATGACTGGTTGAAGTTGAACCCCTCTACTTAG